Genomic DNA from Anas platyrhynchos isolate ZD024472 breed Pekin duck chromosome 30, IASCAAS_PekinDuck_T2T, whole genome shotgun sequence:
tttttgtaaatattaaaaaaaaaaaaagacacatccacacaaaaataacaacaaaaaactgtgtGTAGCCAGATGTCTGAGGAAAGGAGGCGGGAGTTGGtgcaaaaatcatagaatcatagtataTCCCAAGTTGGACAGGACTCATAAGGATCATAGAGTCaagctcctggcaccacacaggtctgcccaaaattttagaccatgtgactaagtgcacagtccaattgcttcttaaactctgataagcttggtgccgtgactctgtatctggggagcctgttccagtgtgtaaCTACCTCTCAGTGAAGAGTtatcttcctgatatccagcctgaacctcacCTGtcgcagcttgacaccattccctctggtcctatcactggtcactaaagagaatagaggGGTGCCTGCCGCTCCACTCTCCCTCGTGAGGGAGACtagaccatgatgaggtctcccctcagcctctccttttccaggttgaacaggccaagtgacctcagctgtgcctcccctctaggcccttcaccattttTGTAGTCCTTCACTGGACTCTCTCCAATAGTTTCATATCCTTTcagtactgtggtgcccagatgtcctggtttcagttagcacagaattaattttcttcctagtagctggtggaatgctgtgttttggcttaggatgagaagagtgctgataacaccccgatgctttaattgttgcagagcagtgcttatactaagccaaggacatctcagccttttgctctgtcctgccaacgggcaggctgggggtgcagtaagagctgggaggggacagacccaggacaggtgacccaaactagccaaaggggtattccataccatctgacgtcatgctaaacaatatataggggtggctagccggggggagggggcgggactgctcggggttaggctgggcatcggtcagcgagtggtgagcaattgcattgtgcatcacttgtttgtacatattattattatttccctattatcaccatattattattattgttattattgttattattgttattattattttgttattattattttcctgtcttattaaactgtctttatctcaactcacgggcttcactttccatttctctcccccgtcccagagagggaggggggagggtgagcgaacggctgcgtggtgtttagctgccggctgggttaaaccacgacaccagaactgcacacagtactcaaggtgaggccccAACAGTGCAAGGTAGAGCAGGATATTCACTTCCATCaactgactagcaatgccgtgcttgatgcaccccaggatacggttggccctcctggctgccagggcacactacTGACTCATATTCAGATTGCTATCAacctgccagctcatgttcaggaaAGCTTTGAGCACACACCCAGATCCCTTTCCtgtgcacagctttccagccagtcttccccaagcctgtagaattgcatggggttgttgtggccaaagagGAGGATGTAGCACTTACCCATGGTGAACCTCATCCCACAGCCCTCTGCCCATcaatccagcctgtccaggtccctctacTGGGCCTTCCTACCCACTggcagattgacacttccctccaccttggtgtcatctgcaaacgtACTGGGGGTGCACTCAATtgcctcatccaaatcatcaataaaaatgttaaacaggATGGGCCtcaacaccaacccctggggaacaccactcgtgactggtcaccagctggatttcagtcTGGCCACCACTACTGTCTGGGCCCGgccacccagccagtttttaagccagcaaagtgtgtgcctgtccaagccatgggctgccagcttctccaggagaatactgtgggagatcatggcaaaggccttgctgaagtctaggtagactatgtcATCAGGCTTTCCTTCATTCTCCAGGCAGGTCactggtcatagaaggagatgaggttggtcaggcagaaCTTGCCTttcttgaacccatactgactgggcctgatcctcTGGTAGTCCTGCATATGCTGCAtaattgcattcaagatgacctgtcccatcacctttcctggcaccgaggtcaggctgacagacCTGCAGTTCCCTAGTCCTTCTTTATGACCTTTCTTaaagatgggcatcacattagcaagtctctaCTCACCCAGGACATCTTTGGAGGATCATGACCACTGACAGATGCTGGAAAGCGTCTGATAGGTGGTGGAAAGTGACACAAGCTTCTGGAAAGCTTGGTAACAACCTTGAAAAAACATCCAAGCCTTCAGACAGTGCACTGTGGAGatcccattttattttgaaggtaAGAGTCAGCTCTGACCTTCTGTTGGACACATATTTGTATAGCCTCAAGAGCAAACAGAGAAGTGTCAATCCTCAGCAGAAGTAGGGTGAAAAAGAGATATTACTCTAAGAGCACAATAAATCAAATGATACCAAAGAGAACAATAACAATATTGACAATGAAAGAAGGACCAGGCCTGAGGGGAGGTACCAAGTTaagtcatttctggaaaaagaggggaaatttgtCTCTATTTAGAAACATTCGTGAAATCACTTTCCTAATAGCCCACTTGAGCTCcctgtttctcatgctgtagatgagggggttcaatGTTGGAGGCATCACTGAGTACAGAGCTGTCACCACCAGGttcagggatggagaggagatggaggggggcttcaggtaagCAAAAAGGGCAGTGCTGATAAACAGGGAAACCAcaaacaggtgagggaggcatgtggaaaaggctttgtgtcgcCCCTGGTCTgaaggcatcctcagcacagccctgaagatctgcacataagaaaaaagaatgaaaacaaagcacacgGACGTTAACCAGACACCAATCACAAGCACCCAAAAACTCCTCAGGTAGGAGCGTGAGCAGGAGATCTtcaggatctgggggatctcacagaagaaccggtccacagcattgcctctgCACAatggcagtgaaaatgtattggcagtgagcagcagagcatagagaaccccactgccccaggcagctgctgccatctgggcacaagctctgctgcccaggagggtcccgtagtgcaggggcttgcagatggcaacatagcgatCGTAggacatgatggtgagaataaaatactctgctgatatcagaaagggaaaaagaaagacctgtgcagcacatcctgcataggaaatggccctaGTATCATgaagggaattggccatggctttggggacagtggtggagatgcagcccaggtcgaggagggcgaggttgaggaggaagaaatacattGGAGTGTGAAGGCGGTGGTCGCAAGCTACGGCGGtaaggatgaggccgttgcccaggagggcagccaggtagatgcccaggaagagcgcgaagtgcaggagctgcagctcccgtgtgtctgtgAAGGCCAGaaggaggaactcggtgatggagctgctgttggacatctgatcCTCCTGGACAAAGGGGAAtacccaaggaagaaaagatagTGATCATTAGGAGAGAAAACCTATTTCTCTTCGCATCCAAAC
This window encodes:
- the LOC139999793 gene encoding olfactory receptor 14C36-like yields the protein MSNSSSITEFLLLAFTDTRELQLLHFALFLGIYLAALLGNGLILTAVACDHRLHTPMYFFLLNLALLDLGCISTTVPKAMANSLHDTRAISYAGCAAQVFLFPFLISAEYFILTIMSYDRYVAICKPLHYGTLLGSRACAQMAAAAWGSGVLYALLLTANTFSLPLCRGNAVDRFFCEIPQILKISCSRSYLRSFWVLVIGVWLTSVCFVFILFSYVQIFRAVLRMPSDQGRHKAFSTCLPHLFVVSLFISTALFAYLKPPSISSPSLNLVVTALYSVMPPTLNPLIYSMRNRELKWAIRKVISRMFLNRDKFPLFFQK